One Euphorbia lathyris chromosome 1, ddEupLath1.1, whole genome shotgun sequence DNA segment encodes these proteins:
- the LOC136210868 gene encoding meiotic recombination protein SPO11-2 isoform X1, producing the protein MEDPRTSSLKFFSDQQLCYADILTPIEVRARIEVAVLNFLRILTSPDPAISDLPLIKRKSSNSRISRGLLTDLSWVFLSHSSSTRSLMKTNAAKAFVRVWKVMEECFQNLVQEKRVTQRELFYRLLCTSPEYFSSQLQVNRTIQGLFPVFSPCLFIFFIDRIQSHGVFIWTTDVVSLLRCSRYSLGIMASSRGLLAGRLLLQEPNQDALDCTECGSSGYAISGDLNLLDKLLMKTDARYIIVVEKHAIFQRLAEDRIFNQIPSILITAKGYPDIATRFLLHRMSRSFPELPILGLVDWNPAGLAILCTFKFGSIGMGLEAYRYACNVKWLGVRGDDLQLIPEESLVPLKPRDLQIAKSLMSSEIMPESHKDELALMVESGKRAEIEALFFHGYDYLGKYIAKKIVQASYI; encoded by the exons ATGGAAGATCCCAGAACATCGTCGCTGAAATTCTTCTCCGATCAGCAGCTCTGCTATGCTGATATCCTCACTCCCATTGAG GTTCGAGCCAGAATCGAAGTTGCAGTGCTCAATTTTCTGCGGATCTTGACTTCTCCTGATCCAGCAATATCAGATCTTCCTCTG ATCAAAAGAAAGTCGAGTAACAGCAGAATAAGTCGAGGATTGTTGACCGATCTTTCCTGGGTATTTTTGTCTCACTCGTCCAGTACAAGGTCTCTAATGAAAACAAATGCAGCTAAAGCATTTGTTCGAG TGTGGAAGGTAATGGAGGAGTGCTTTCAGAATCTGGTTCAAGAAAAGAGAGTTACGCAGAGGGAGCTCTTTTACAGACTGCTTTGTACTTCGCCGGAGTATTTCTCATCTCAGCTGCAGGTTAACCGGACAATCCAAGGTCTATTTCCTGTTTTCTCCCCTTGTTTGTTCATATTCTTTATTGATAGGATACAAAGTCACGGTGTCTTCATCTGGACCACAGATGTTGTATCCTTGCTTCGGTGCAGCCGCTATAGCCTTGGAATCATGGCATCTAGCAGAGGACTTCTTGCTGGGCGCTTGTTGCTTCAG GAGCCAAACCAAGATGCCTTAGACTGTACTGAATGTGGATCTTCTGGTTATGCCATTTCTGGTGACTTGAATTTGCTAGACAAATTGCTTATGAAGACAGATGCACGGTACATCATTGTGGTAGAGAAG CATGCCATATTCCAGCGGTTGGCGGAGGATCGTATTTTCAATCAGATCCCAAGTATTCTCATCACAGCTAAGGGGTATCCTGATATAGCCACAAG GTTTCTTCTTCACCGAATGAGCCGCTCATTCCCAGAATTACCAATTTTAGGACTGGTTGACTG GAATCCAGCTGGGTTAGCTATACTATGCACCTTCAAGTTTGGAAGCATAGGGATGGGCCTGGAGGCATATAGATATG CATGCAATGTCAAATGGCTTGGAGTAAGAGGGGATGATCTACAGCTTATACCTGAAGAATCACTAGTACCCCTCAAGCCTCGGGACTTGCAGATTGCTAAAAGCTTGATGTCCTCAGAAATTATGCCG GAGAGTCACAAGGATGAACTAGCTTTAATGGTTGAAAGTGGCAAAAGGGCAGAAATTGAGGCTTTGTTCTTCCATGGATATGATTATCTTGGAAAATACATAGCAAAGAAGATTGTGCAAGCTAGCTACATCTAA
- the LOC136210868 gene encoding meiotic recombination protein SPO11-2 isoform X2, translated as MEDPRTSSLKFFSDQQLCYADILTPIEVRARIEVAVLNFLRILTSPDPAISDLPLIKRKSSNSRISRGLLTDLSWVFLSHSSSTRSLMKTNAAKAFVRVWKVMEECFQNLVQEKRVTQRELFYRLLCTSPEYFSSQLQVNRTIQDVVSLLRCSRYSLGIMASSRGLLAGRLLLQEPNQDALDCTECGSSGYAISGDLNLLDKLLMKTDARYIIVVEKHAIFQRLAEDRIFNQIPSILITAKGYPDIATRFLLHRMSRSFPELPILGLVDWNPAGLAILCTFKFGSIGMGLEAYRYACNVKWLGVRGDDLQLIPEESLVPLKPRDLQIAKSLMSSEIMPESHKDELALMVESGKRAEIEALFFHGYDYLGKYIAKKIVQASYI; from the exons ATGGAAGATCCCAGAACATCGTCGCTGAAATTCTTCTCCGATCAGCAGCTCTGCTATGCTGATATCCTCACTCCCATTGAG GTTCGAGCCAGAATCGAAGTTGCAGTGCTCAATTTTCTGCGGATCTTGACTTCTCCTGATCCAGCAATATCAGATCTTCCTCTG ATCAAAAGAAAGTCGAGTAACAGCAGAATAAGTCGAGGATTGTTGACCGATCTTTCCTGGGTATTTTTGTCTCACTCGTCCAGTACAAGGTCTCTAATGAAAACAAATGCAGCTAAAGCATTTGTTCGAG TGTGGAAGGTAATGGAGGAGTGCTTTCAGAATCTGGTTCAAGAAAAGAGAGTTACGCAGAGGGAGCTCTTTTACAGACTGCTTTGTACTTCGCCGGAGTATTTCTCATCTCAGCTGCAGGTTAACCGGACAATCCAAG ATGTTGTATCCTTGCTTCGGTGCAGCCGCTATAGCCTTGGAATCATGGCATCTAGCAGAGGACTTCTTGCTGGGCGCTTGTTGCTTCAG GAGCCAAACCAAGATGCCTTAGACTGTACTGAATGTGGATCTTCTGGTTATGCCATTTCTGGTGACTTGAATTTGCTAGACAAATTGCTTATGAAGACAGATGCACGGTACATCATTGTGGTAGAGAAG CATGCCATATTCCAGCGGTTGGCGGAGGATCGTATTTTCAATCAGATCCCAAGTATTCTCATCACAGCTAAGGGGTATCCTGATATAGCCACAAG GTTTCTTCTTCACCGAATGAGCCGCTCATTCCCAGAATTACCAATTTTAGGACTGGTTGACTG GAATCCAGCTGGGTTAGCTATACTATGCACCTTCAAGTTTGGAAGCATAGGGATGGGCCTGGAGGCATATAGATATG CATGCAATGTCAAATGGCTTGGAGTAAGAGGGGATGATCTACAGCTTATACCTGAAGAATCACTAGTACCCCTCAAGCCTCGGGACTTGCAGATTGCTAAAAGCTTGATGTCCTCAGAAATTATGCCG GAGAGTCACAAGGATGAACTAGCTTTAATGGTTGAAAGTGGCAAAAGGGCAGAAATTGAGGCTTTGTTCTTCCATGGATATGATTATCTTGGAAAATACATAGCAAAGAAGATTGTGCAAGCTAGCTACATCTAA
- the LOC136210868 gene encoding meiotic recombination protein SPO11-2 isoform X3, whose protein sequence is MEDPRTSSLKFFSDQQLCYADILTPIEVRARIEVAVLNFLRILTSPDPAISDLPLIKRKSSNSRISRGLLTDLSWVFLSHSSSTRSLMKTNAAKAFVRVWKVMEECFQNLVQEKRVTQRELFYRLLCTSPEYFSSQLQVNRTIQDVVSLLRCSRYSLGIMASSRGLLAGRLLLQEPNQDALDCTECGSSGYAISGDLNLLDKLLMKTDARYIIVVEKHAIFQRLAEDRIFNQIPSILITAKGYPDIATRFLLHRMSRSFPELPILGLVDWNPAGLAILCTFKFGSIGMGLEAYRYACNVKWLGVRGDDLQLIPEESLVPLKPRDLQIAKSLMSSEIMPVEFLMGESQG, encoded by the exons ATGGAAGATCCCAGAACATCGTCGCTGAAATTCTTCTCCGATCAGCAGCTCTGCTATGCTGATATCCTCACTCCCATTGAG GTTCGAGCCAGAATCGAAGTTGCAGTGCTCAATTTTCTGCGGATCTTGACTTCTCCTGATCCAGCAATATCAGATCTTCCTCTG ATCAAAAGAAAGTCGAGTAACAGCAGAATAAGTCGAGGATTGTTGACCGATCTTTCCTGGGTATTTTTGTCTCACTCGTCCAGTACAAGGTCTCTAATGAAAACAAATGCAGCTAAAGCATTTGTTCGAG TGTGGAAGGTAATGGAGGAGTGCTTTCAGAATCTGGTTCAAGAAAAGAGAGTTACGCAGAGGGAGCTCTTTTACAGACTGCTTTGTACTTCGCCGGAGTATTTCTCATCTCAGCTGCAGGTTAACCGGACAATCCAAG ATGTTGTATCCTTGCTTCGGTGCAGCCGCTATAGCCTTGGAATCATGGCATCTAGCAGAGGACTTCTTGCTGGGCGCTTGTTGCTTCAG GAGCCAAACCAAGATGCCTTAGACTGTACTGAATGTGGATCTTCTGGTTATGCCATTTCTGGTGACTTGAATTTGCTAGACAAATTGCTTATGAAGACAGATGCACGGTACATCATTGTGGTAGAGAAG CATGCCATATTCCAGCGGTTGGCGGAGGATCGTATTTTCAATCAGATCCCAAGTATTCTCATCACAGCTAAGGGGTATCCTGATATAGCCACAAG GTTTCTTCTTCACCGAATGAGCCGCTCATTCCCAGAATTACCAATTTTAGGACTGGTTGACTG GAATCCAGCTGGGTTAGCTATACTATGCACCTTCAAGTTTGGAAGCATAGGGATGGGCCTGGAGGCATATAGATATG CATGCAATGTCAAATGGCTTGGAGTAAGAGGGGATGATCTACAGCTTATACCTGAAGAATCACTAGTACCCCTCAAGCCTCGGGACTTGCAGATTGCTAAAAGCTTGATGTCCTCAGAAATTATGCCGGTAGAGTTTCTGATGG GAGAGTCACAAGGATGA